The following proteins come from a genomic window of Myroides odoratus DSM 2801:
- a CDS encoding response regulator transcription factor produces MKILVIEDEKELRSIMKESLAKELYVVEVAENYKTGIEKLIGYDYDCILLDIMLPDGNGIDLLREIKRMGKDDSVIIISAKDSIDDKVSGLELGADDYLTKPFHLSELLARIKSVLRRKNQQGFQSIKWNNVEIFTDERTVLVNNTPVTLNHKEFELLYYFVVNANRLVTKSSLVEQIWGDNMDEADSYDFVYSQVKNLRKKLKTHHAEVNIQSVYGMGYKLVQE; encoded by the coding sequence ATGAAGATTTTAGTTATTGAAGATGAAAAAGAACTGCGTTCCATTATGAAAGAATCTTTAGCAAAAGAGCTTTATGTGGTTGAAGTAGCAGAAAACTATAAAACGGGAATAGAAAAACTCATTGGATATGATTACGATTGTATCTTATTGGATATCATGCTTCCCGATGGCAATGGCATTGATTTACTAAGGGAAATTAAGCGCATGGGGAAGGATGATTCTGTTATTATCATTTCAGCCAAAGACTCCATTGACGACAAAGTATCGGGATTGGAACTTGGTGCGGATGACTACCTGACCAAGCCTTTCCATTTATCGGAACTACTCGCCCGTATTAAATCCGTTTTGCGAAGAAAAAATCAGCAAGGCTTCCAGAGCATTAAGTGGAACAATGTGGAGATTTTTACTGATGAACGCACCGTATTGGTCAATAATACGCCCGTTACCTTAAACCATAAAGAGTTCGAATTATTATACTATTTCGTAGTGAATGCCAATCGATTGGTTACTAAATCCTCTCTCGTCGAACAAATATGGGGCGACAATATGGATGAGGCAGACAGCTATGATTTTGTGTACTCTCAAGTTAAGAATCTTCGAAAAAAATTAAAAACGCACCACGCTGAGGTGAATATACAGTCCGTTTATGGCATGGGATATAAACTTGTACAAGAATAA
- a CDS encoding PepSY-like domain-containing protein gives MKTLRTLFLGIFSVFAFVMSQPVQAKDVIITKNELPKKALAFMDTHFNGKTIQTVEKDADFLSVSYKVTFADRIEIEFDKGGEWDEVDGNRNPLPTSFILEPIVTYVKTNYPEAHIIKIEKETRLYEVKLDNGLELEFSKSGAFKRIDN, from the coding sequence ATGAAAACATTAAGAACATTATTTTTAGGCATTTTCAGTGTATTTGCTTTCGTTATGAGCCAACCTGTACAAGCCAAAGACGTTATTATCACAAAAAATGAACTTCCTAAAAAAGCACTTGCTTTTATGGATACGCATTTCAACGGTAAAACAATACAAACGGTAGAGAAAGATGCTGATTTTCTATCTGTATCCTACAAAGTAACCTTTGCTGATCGCATCGAAATAGAATTTGACAAAGGAGGCGAATGGGATGAAGTAGATGGAAACAGAAATCCACTTCCAACTAGCTTCATCTTAGAACCGATTGTAACCTATGTGAAAACCAATTATCCTGAGGCTCACATCATCAAGATTGAAAAGGAAACAAGATTATATGAGGTAAAACTGGATAATGGGCTTGAACTAGAGTTTTCTAAATCAGGGGCATTTAAAAGAATTGACAACTAA
- a CDS encoding PepSY-like domain-containing protein, with protein sequence MNKKIIAIALFAALNLSFTACSSDDSNAVELEQVTLEQLPANTQQFIAGIFPNAAVLQANKVSKPNYYGSYYKLRLNNKIEIDFDQNGNWTEIETEDRSAIPADFLAQEVPLIQAYVAEHYKSNHIIEIDRDRKGYEVTLNNELELIFNAAQGFIGIDTDLDEEEQLIDYAALPATAQSLLKTHFAASEVVLIKQETEAKETTYKVYTQDGFKIEFNQQGDWTEIESKQGKTIPSALLPTPLTTYIQTNYSDFQFTGVEKKRNGFEVELKKGKQEIELLFDHEGNFLRLDTE encoded by the coding sequence ATGAACAAGAAAATAATCGCTATCGCTTTATTTGCAGCACTGAATTTGAGTTTCACTGCTTGTAGTAGTGACGATTCCAATGCTGTTGAATTAGAACAAGTGACATTAGAGCAGTTGCCTGCCAATACCCAACAATTTATAGCAGGTATATTTCCAAATGCTGCGGTATTACAGGCCAATAAAGTAAGCAAACCGAATTATTACGGTTCTTACTATAAGCTCAGATTAAACAATAAGATTGAAATAGATTTCGATCAAAATGGTAATTGGACCGAAATTGAAACAGAAGATCGTTCAGCTATTCCTGCTGACTTCCTAGCTCAAGAAGTTCCACTTATCCAAGCGTATGTAGCAGAACATTATAAAAGCAATCACATCATTGAAATTGATCGCGATCGCAAGGGATATGAAGTAACATTGAATAATGAGTTGGAGTTGATTTTCAATGCAGCACAAGGCTTTATTGGTATAGATACGGATTTAGACGAAGAGGAACAACTCATTGATTATGCAGCATTACCTGCAACCGCTCAATCGTTGCTGAAAACACATTTCGCAGCTTCTGAAGTTGTCTTGATTAAACAAGAAACAGAGGCAAAAGAAACAACATATAAAGTGTATACGCAGGATGGATTTAAGATTGAGTTCAACCAACAAGGAGATTGGACCGAAATAGAAAGCAAACAAGGAAAAACAATTCCTTCTGCCCTACTTCCTACTCCACTAACTACTTACATCCAAACAAACTACAGCGATTTTCAATTCACTGGAGTGGAGAAAAAAAGAAATGGATTTGAAGTAGAACTGAAAAAAGGGAAACAAGAAATTGAGCTTCTCTTTGATCACGAAGGAAATTTCCTTCGATTAGATACTGAATAA
- a CDS encoding thioredoxin family protein: protein MKVEDLLGKSDKPILLQFFAEWCGPCKMLSRMIDESLDAVTEKVELQRIDVDHDPQLAAEFFVRAVPTMVLIDQQGAILWKHTGVMAVPDILKQVAQ, encoded by the coding sequence ATGAAAGTAGAAGACCTATTAGGAAAATCAGACAAACCGATTTTATTGCAATTTTTTGCTGAATGGTGTGGACCCTGTAAAATGTTATCGCGTATGATTGATGAGTCATTGGATGCAGTAACAGAAAAAGTTGAATTACAGCGTATTGATGTGGATCACGATCCGCAATTAGCTGCTGAATTTTTTGTTCGTGCGGTACCTACCATGGTATTAATTGACCAACAAGGAGCAATCTTATGGAAACATACAGGGGTGATGGCAGTACCTGATATTTTAAAACAAGTAGCACAATAA
- a CDS encoding DUF3817 domain-containing protein, with amino-acid sequence MVNLFRIIAFLEGVSLLMLLFIAMPLKYIWDNPYMVQKVGMAHGILFIAYIVFAILIKNELKWSNKTLFLACIASIIPFGTFVVEKKIKNQIS; translated from the coding sequence ATGGTTAATCTATTTAGGATTATAGCTTTTCTAGAAGGAGTTTCTCTCCTTATGTTATTGTTCATCGCAATGCCATTAAAATACATATGGGACAATCCTTATATGGTACAAAAAGTAGGTATGGCACATGGTATCTTATTCATTGCCTATATCGTTTTCGCCATTTTGATAAAAAATGAGTTAAAATGGTCAAACAAAACACTATTTTTAGCATGTATCGCCTCAATAATCCCATTTGGCACCTTTGTAGTGGAGAAAAAAATAAAAAACCAAATTAGTTAA
- a CDS encoding AraC family transcriptional regulator, translated as MKLYDWNANVQMERFFFMFFICFSFLLMVNYYYAMIAHKTVYIVNFFAIIFSIKLFCIMADVADRVLKKQIVQLMSMGVFILILSFLPVSLWIIVTVNNFFALVYFVFLHLHRKKSKQKYRFIKSYVSLVHLFYVIYLITLNLQMLLFNQSEVPVMLLLSYLQVGLQIILLTLSLTSYLFYSRILRLRKINAFFGAGNRTPQIGKKQKSNLILQKEIIISHQVNHKHQAVMEQVLDFFETSDAYLKHDFTLETLGQCISNSSLHVISFVINHHLHSTFYKLVAYHRILYALKLLAERNDWTVLAIAESVGFKSINTFNKYFKDLTGLTPVEYRVILDKKRG; from the coding sequence ATGAAGTTGTACGATTGGAATGCAAATGTTCAAATGGAGCGTTTTTTCTTTATGTTTTTTATCTGTTTTTCATTTTTGCTCATGGTGAATTATTACTATGCCATGATTGCCCATAAAACAGTTTATATTGTGAATTTTTTCGCGATTATATTTAGTATCAAACTGTTTTGTATTATGGCAGATGTAGCCGATCGCGTGTTGAAGAAGCAAATTGTACAGTTAATGAGTATGGGAGTTTTTATTTTGATTCTCAGTTTTTTACCTGTTTCTCTGTGGATTATCGTCACTGTAAATAACTTTTTTGCCTTGGTGTATTTTGTTTTTTTGCACCTGCATCGAAAGAAAAGTAAGCAGAAGTATAGGTTTATTAAGTCCTACGTAAGTCTTGTACACCTGTTTTATGTTATTTACCTCATTACGCTTAATTTACAAATGTTGCTGTTTAATCAAAGCGAGGTACCTGTTATGCTATTGCTGAGTTATCTTCAGGTGGGGCTTCAAATCATCTTGTTAACGCTCTCTTTAACGAGTTATCTTTTCTATAGTAGGATCTTGCGATTGAGAAAGATCAATGCTTTTTTCGGTGCTGGTAATCGCACGCCGCAGATAGGAAAGAAACAAAAATCCAATCTGATTCTTCAAAAGGAAATAATTATTTCTCATCAAGTCAACCATAAACATCAAGCGGTGATGGAGCAGGTGCTGGATTTCTTTGAAACGAGCGATGCCTATTTAAAGCATGATTTTACCCTAGAAACATTAGGGCAGTGTATTTCAAATTCGAGTCTCCATGTGATTAGCTTCGTAATTAACCACCATTTACATTCTACGTTCTATAAGCTGGTTGCTTATCATAGAATTCTATATGCGTTGAAATTGCTTGCAGAGCGAAATGATTGGACTGTACTGGCTATTGCAGAAAGTGTGGGTTTTAAGTCCATCAATACGTTTAATAAGTATTTCAAGGATTTAACGGGATTAACTCCTGTGGAGTATCGAGTTATTTTGGATAAAAAAAGAGGGTAA
- a CDS encoding sensor histidine kinase — protein sequence MAWDINLYKNKMKLHHYMLGYLSVGIIVVLTAWVVIFYAFMTDEVYDNIDDGLKNSKTEIIKKAYTNPQVESFLPFSTNGFRITPLAPGEYSRKNVFTTEMIYMDADDNDEPVRMLTTTFVDQKGDPYKLEIRTSTIEADDLLRDFGLAVFILYLALLASIYLINHVILRRAVWSPFYRLLHNLKTYTLGQKILTADTKTPIKEFTDLQSEINKMIGRIEDMVEQQKTFVSNAAHESQTPLAIINNKLELLVEAEELNENQINQIQSIHQSLTRLIKLNKSLLMLAKIENKQFVHVQEVHFNQIVQDLVEDWEDIFAYKHVEVVLNELAPSNPISMDKGLAITLVQNLLKNAIAHNIPQGKVIIDLQANSFSISNTSTSKAPLDEKLIYNRFYRSTTNEESTGLGLSLVQTIVRVTDALSIRYEYNGMHCFTVSW from the coding sequence ATGGCATGGGATATAAACTTGTACAAGAATAAGATGAAGTTACATCATTATATGTTGGGCTATTTATCGGTGGGAATCATTGTGGTTTTAACTGCGTGGGTTGTCATTTTTTATGCCTTCATGACCGATGAAGTATATGATAATATTGATGATGGATTGAAAAATAGCAAGACTGAAATCATCAAAAAAGCGTATACCAATCCTCAAGTGGAGAGTTTCTTGCCTTTTAGCACCAATGGTTTTCGCATTACTCCTTTAGCTCCAGGAGAATACTCTCGAAAGAATGTATTCACTACGGAGATGATTTACATGGATGCAGATGATAATGATGAACCTGTTCGCATGTTAACCACGACTTTCGTCGATCAAAAAGGAGATCCTTATAAGCTGGAGATTCGCACCTCTACCATTGAGGCAGATGATTTATTACGCGACTTTGGCTTGGCGGTTTTTATCTTATACCTCGCTTTGTTAGCGAGTATTTACCTCATTAATCACGTTATTTTACGCCGTGCTGTTTGGAGTCCGTTTTATCGCTTACTCCACAACCTCAAAACCTATACCCTAGGGCAAAAGATTCTCACCGCAGATACGAAAACGCCTATTAAAGAGTTTACTGATTTACAAAGTGAAATCAACAAAATGATTGGTCGTATTGAGGATATGGTCGAGCAACAAAAAACCTTTGTTTCCAATGCGGCTCACGAATCTCAAACTCCCCTAGCTATTATCAACAACAAGCTTGAATTATTGGTAGAAGCGGAAGAATTAAATGAGAATCAAATCAATCAAATTCAATCCATCCACCAGAGTTTAACGCGATTAATTAAATTGAATAAATCCCTTTTAATGCTCGCAAAAATTGAAAATAAACAGTTTGTTCACGTGCAAGAAGTCCACTTCAATCAGATCGTCCAAGATCTTGTGGAGGACTGGGAGGATATTTTTGCCTATAAACACGTGGAAGTCGTACTGAATGAACTTGCTCCTTCAAATCCAATATCTATGGATAAAGGACTCGCCATTACCTTGGTGCAAAACCTACTAAAAAATGCCATCGCTCATAATATACCTCAGGGAAAAGTTATCATCGACTTACAGGCGAATTCCTTCTCAATCAGCAATACAAGTACATCCAAAGCTCCTTTGGATGAAAAACTGATTTACAACCGCTTTTATAGAAGCACCACCAATGAGGAATCTACAGGATTGGGATTATCCCTTGTACAGACGATTGTTAGGGTTACAGACGCCTTGTCTATTCGCTACGAATACAACGGCATGCATTGTTTTACGGTGAGTTGGTAG
- a CDS encoding aminoglycoside 6-adenylyltransferase: MFNPTHIQNQVLDLASNDTRIRAVLLNGSRANPNVMPDVYQDFDLVFVVEDMPSLLDDRSWFLALGTPILQQRPDEMELGSDPNNPPISFGILTYFQEGYRIDLTLFPKKQLHQAYQADSLTVVWLDKDNLFTEIAATSDQDYRVQRPTQRHFSEMSNEFWWCVVNVAKGLKRGEITYAKDMMETVVRPVFMEMIAWNIGLQTNFEVAVGKAGKFMNRYLSAEDYDTLLQTYSDSDIKHNWKALFTMMQFFLAQQQKLADGLQYEINLEEAKQANQLVTNLYEA; this comes from the coding sequence ATGTTTAATCCAACGCATATTCAAAACCAAGTCTTAGACCTAGCATCCAACGATACGAGAATACGTGCAGTGCTATTAAATGGTTCAAGGGCTAATCCTAACGTAATGCCTGATGTATATCAAGATTTTGATCTTGTATTTGTTGTGGAAGACATGCCTTCCCTCTTGGATGATCGCAGTTGGTTTTTAGCTTTAGGAACACCGATACTACAACAAAGACCCGATGAGATGGAATTGGGTAGTGATCCCAATAATCCTCCTATTTCTTTTGGTATACTTACCTATTTTCAAGAGGGGTATCGCATTGACTTGACCTTGTTTCCAAAAAAACAGCTACATCAAGCATACCAAGCGGATAGTCTGACTGTGGTTTGGTTAGATAAAGACAACCTATTTACTGAGATTGCAGCCACCTCTGACCAAGATTACCGTGTGCAACGACCAACACAACGCCACTTCTCTGAGATGAGCAACGAGTTTTGGTGGTGCGTTGTCAATGTCGCCAAAGGGTTGAAAAGAGGGGAAATAACCTACGCGAAAGACATGATGGAAACGGTAGTCCGTCCTGTTTTTATGGAGATGATCGCATGGAATATTGGTCTTCAAACTAATTTTGAAGTGGCTGTGGGTAAAGCAGGGAAATTTATGAACCGATACCTTAGTGCTGAGGATTATGATACGCTCTTACAAACCTATAGCGATTCGGATATTAAACACAATTGGAAGGCATTATTTACAATGATGCAGTTCTTCTTAGCCCAACAACAAAAACTAGCCGACGGACTTCAGTATGAAATAAATCTAGAAGAGGCCAAACAAGCCAATCAACTGGTTACAAACCTATACGAGGCTTAA
- the trxB gene encoding thioredoxin-disulfide reductase, whose translation MNIHDCIIIGSGPAGYTAAIYMARYGKTPLMFTGLQLGGQLTQTTDVDNFPGYPKGIQGIELMTDLQEQAERFGTQIIYQTIEEIDTRDRPFKLITNTEEVYYAHSVIVATGASAKWLGLPNETQYFGKGLSACATCDGYFYKGKDVLVVGGGDTAIEEAFFLAGLARKVYVLVRKDYMRASQILIDRLANYSNIEVQFNKEVVALLGDQDQLTGVEVLDNTTHMQEMRAIDGVFIAIGHQPNTHIFKNKLALDAQEYIRTQKGSTYTNIPGIQACGDVQDTVYRQAITAAGTGCMAAIDTQQFLANRLIKNGFYCVPMHREEEELYQQEALLL comes from the coding sequence ATGAATATTCACGATTGTATTATTATTGGATCGGGACCTGCAGGGTATACTGCAGCGATTTATATGGCCAGATATGGAAAAACACCCCTTATGTTCACAGGTCTTCAGTTGGGCGGACAACTGACCCAAACGACAGATGTGGATAATTTTCCAGGGTATCCCAAAGGGATACAAGGAATAGAATTGATGACTGATTTACAGGAACAAGCCGAGCGATTTGGCACACAGATTATCTACCAAACGATTGAGGAAATAGATACCCGTGATCGTCCTTTTAAGTTGATTACCAATACAGAGGAGGTGTATTATGCACACAGTGTTATCGTGGCCACAGGGGCTAGTGCAAAGTGGTTGGGCTTGCCGAATGAAACACAATATTTTGGCAAAGGACTTTCAGCTTGTGCAACTTGTGATGGTTATTTCTATAAAGGAAAAGACGTTCTCGTAGTAGGGGGTGGTGACACCGCTATTGAAGAGGCTTTTTTCTTAGCTGGATTAGCCCGAAAAGTGTATGTACTAGTCCGCAAGGATTATATGCGCGCTTCGCAAATATTAATTGACCGATTAGCGAATTATAGCAATATCGAAGTTCAATTTAATAAGGAAGTTGTGGCTCTTTTGGGAGATCAAGACCAATTAACTGGGGTTGAAGTACTGGATAATACAACCCATATGCAAGAAATGAGAGCGATTGATGGGGTATTTATTGCCATCGGACACCAACCGAATACTCATATCTTTAAAAATAAATTAGCTTTGGACGCACAAGAATACATCCGTACACAAAAAGGCAGTACCTATACGAATATACCTGGCATTCAGGCTTGTGGGGATGTTCAAGATACGGTCTATCGACAAGCCATTACAGCGGCAGGAACAGGGTGTATGGCTGCCATTGACACCCAACAATTTTTGGCTAACCGCCTGATTAAAAATGGTTTTTACTGTGTGCCTATGCACAGAGAGGAAGAAGAGCTATATCAACAAGAAGCATTACTGCTTTAG
- a CDS encoding NAD(P)/FAD-dependent oxidoreductase has translation MTSRRDFLLKSSLFTSGLLMSDSLWSFTPLAPEQRDTLFDVVIVGGSFSGLSAALALGRSNRKVLILDTQNPCNKMVKHTHNLLAQDGNSPVMIAHQAKEDVVRYDTVHYYLDEVTDVKKKEGGSFTVQSKEGKTFRAKYVLFATGLTDIMPDIAGFEACWGTSILHCPYCHGYEVKNKKTLILGNGDLAFHYAILVHNLTSDLQIVTQGKASFTPEQLQALAKNKIGIIEDEITQLVHHQGQVTRVVLKTGQVVATEAIYAKPDAKQHCAIPIHLGCTLTPQGLLQVNAKQETSVSGIYACGDTSSFRSLATAIATGSQAGASINMQLCLDNF, from the coding sequence ATGACTTCAAGACGAGATTTTTTACTCAAGAGTAGCTTGTTTACCTCGGGTTTGCTAATGTCCGATTCTTTGTGGTCATTTACTCCCTTAGCCCCCGAACAGCGCGATACCTTATTTGATGTTGTCATTGTAGGGGGTAGTTTCTCGGGGTTATCAGCGGCTTTGGCCTTGGGGCGTTCCAATCGCAAGGTATTGATTTTGGATACGCAGAACCCATGCAATAAAATGGTGAAGCATACCCATAATTTATTGGCGCAAGACGGTAATTCCCCAGTTATGATTGCCCATCAGGCAAAAGAAGATGTGGTGCGTTATGACACTGTTCACTATTACTTAGATGAAGTAACGGACGTGAAAAAGAAAGAAGGAGGGAGTTTCACTGTACAGAGTAAAGAAGGGAAAACCTTTCGCGCAAAGTATGTTTTATTTGCAACAGGACTGACGGATATTATGCCAGATATCGCTGGTTTTGAGGCTTGTTGGGGAACTTCGATTTTACATTGCCCGTATTGTCATGGGTATGAAGTAAAAAATAAGAAAACCCTGATTTTAGGAAATGGCGATTTAGCCTTTCACTATGCTATTTTAGTCCATAATCTTACTTCAGATTTGCAAATTGTAACCCAAGGGAAAGCTAGTTTTACTCCCGAACAACTGCAAGCACTGGCAAAGAATAAAATTGGAATAATTGAAGATGAAATCACTCAGTTAGTCCATCATCAAGGACAGGTGACGCGTGTTGTTTTAAAAACCGGTCAGGTTGTAGCTACTGAAGCTATTTATGCTAAACCCGATGCAAAACAACATTGTGCGATTCCCATCCATTTAGGATGTACGTTAACACCACAAGGTTTACTTCAAGTAAATGCAAAACAAGAAACTAGTGTTTCAGGTATTTATGCCTGTGGTGATACGAGTAGTTTTAGATCCTTAGCCACTGCTATAGCTACTGGATCCCAAGCAGGTGCGTCGATTAATATGCAGCTATGCTTGGATAATTTTTAA
- a CDS encoding OmpA family protein produces MKKITLSLLALTVGICANAQDKPYNKWSVDLNAGFAKPARTLSSGYSAETFKNLHLDGGVRYSINNKIGVKASFGYDKIDNWTNSNLKAQSDYYRTSLEGVVNLGRVLNFENWTNTLGLQVHAGGGYSWLNGDNFTSSDKMGHLMAGLTGQVKLHSRVALNADFTVIQNTQQDRNWDGASATNRSVFQGTMFNASMGISIYLGKHGQHADWYSEESQTKNEINSLSNRLDQIESMLVDSDNDGVADYLDLEPNTPAGALVDSRGRNIDKNNNGIADNIEAYFQEKYGNNETMNADDAALVKELINKGYVAVNFDFDKAEPTTLEGVNFIVSYMKNNPSASLEVGGYADSTGNKDYNQKLSQRRADAVKNLLVKAGVPAGKITAKGNGIDSTQAKNVARRAIFKVN; encoded by the coding sequence ATGAAAAAAATCACATTATCTTTGTTAGCACTTACGGTAGGTATTTGTGCTAATGCGCAAGACAAGCCATATAATAAGTGGTCAGTTGATTTAAATGCAGGTTTTGCAAAACCAGCAAGAACATTAAGCTCAGGCTATTCTGCTGAGACTTTCAAAAACTTACATTTAGACGGTGGTGTTAGATATAGCATCAACAACAAAATTGGAGTTAAAGCTTCTTTTGGTTATGACAAAATTGATAACTGGACAAACAGTAATTTAAAAGCTCAAAGTGATTACTACAGAACAAGTTTAGAAGGAGTTGTAAACTTAGGCAGAGTTTTAAACTTTGAAAACTGGACAAACACTTTAGGATTACAAGTTCACGCGGGTGGAGGTTACTCTTGGTTAAACGGAGACAACTTTACTAGTTCTGACAAAATGGGTCACTTAATGGCTGGTTTAACAGGACAAGTTAAATTACACTCTAGAGTAGCTTTAAATGCTGACTTTACTGTAATTCAAAATACACAACAAGACAGAAACTGGGATGGTGCTTCTGCAACAAACCGTTCTGTATTCCAAGGAACAATGTTTAATGCTTCAATGGGTATCTCTATCTATTTAGGTAAACATGGTCAACACGCTGACTGGTATTCTGAAGAATCTCAAACTAAAAATGAAATCAATTCTTTATCTAACAGATTAGATCAAATCGAATCAATGTTAGTTGACTCAGACAACGACGGAGTAGCTGATTACTTAGACTTAGAGCCTAATACACCAGCTGGAGCTTTAGTTGACTCTAGAGGAAGAAACATTGATAAAAATAACAATGGTATCGCTGATAACATCGAAGCTTATTTCCAAGAGAAATACGGAAATAACGAAACAATGAACGCTGATGACGCTGCTTTGGTTAAAGAATTAATCAACAAAGGTTATGTAGCTGTTAACTTCGATTTCGATAAAGCTGAGCCTACTACTTTAGAAGGTGTTAACTTCATCGTTTCTTACATGAAAAACAACCCTTCTGCTTCTTTAGAAGTTGGTGGATACGCTGACTCAACAGGAAACAAAGACTATAACCAAAAATTATCACAAAGACGTGCAGACGCTGTGAAAAACCTTTTAGTTAAAGCTGGAGTTCCTGCAGGTAAAATTACTGCTAAAGGTAATGGTATCGATTCAACACAAGCTAAAAACGTTGCTAGAAGAGCAATTTTCAAAGTAAACTAA
- a CDS encoding helix-turn-helix domain-containing protein, with product MSCGILVLNVFLYGFELVYPDRPCVHLSIVLFFLQGFGLVQLIKTSRWNRYLHALPFVVFGLLYLLTTFSDWTLLTVSKLNREGIIYIGILSFVYANYGYWCLIKGRFYKTLRQFTAFYVTTLYCTSIVFLIIYFYQESFFEYIRFLFLLLSGCLLFGAFFYEVSLLFYTKKKRVNSHEIGTMTRLDQRLFEKIVLDVSGLKTQQLDLGSHHAFNQIAVANFPIVQEVLTVDTPIKAVDVRGIISTQLIDTRLFLNPTLTLDQLADTLQLPKSDLTRFFKESHALSFKQYINRLKVEYAILLIREREESYTVEELSLLCGFNTRLSFYRAFVDVYGFAPSEILA from the coding sequence ATGAGTTGTGGCATTTTAGTGTTGAATGTTTTCTTGTACGGATTTGAACTTGTTTATCCCGATAGACCTTGTGTGCACTTGAGTATTGTGTTGTTTTTTCTTCAGGGATTTGGCTTAGTACAGCTGATAAAGACAAGTCGATGGAACCGTTATTTGCATGCGTTACCTTTCGTTGTGTTTGGTCTTTTATACCTATTGACGACGTTTTCCGATTGGACCTTGCTAACAGTATCTAAATTGAATCGAGAGGGAATTATCTATATAGGGATATTGTCTTTTGTCTATGCTAATTATGGCTATTGGTGTTTAATTAAGGGGAGATTTTATAAAACCTTACGACAGTTTACAGCCTTTTATGTCACAACGTTGTACTGTACGTCCATTGTGTTTTTGATTATTTATTTCTATCAAGAATCCTTTTTTGAGTACATCCGATTTTTATTTCTATTGCTCAGTGGTTGTCTGCTTTTTGGTGCTTTCTTTTATGAAGTAAGCTTGTTGTTCTACACGAAAAAAAAACGGGTAAATTCCCATGAAATTGGGACAATGACAAGATTAGATCAACGTCTGTTTGAAAAAATAGTTTTGGATGTATCTGGATTAAAAACTCAGCAGCTTGATTTGGGAAGTCATCATGCATTCAATCAGATTGCTGTTGCTAATTTTCCTATAGTACAAGAAGTTTTAACCGTTGATACACCAATTAAAGCCGTTGATGTTCGAGGGATAATAAGTACACAGTTAATTGATACTCGGTTGTTTCTAAATCCAACGCTCACTTTAGATCAGTTGGCTGATACCCTTCAATTGCCCAAAAGTGATTTAACGCGTTTTTTCAAAGAATCACATGCGTTATCCTTTAAGCAATACATCAACCGATTGAAGGTTGAATATGCGATTTTACTAATTCGAGAACGAGAAGAAAGCTATACCGTTGAAGAATTGAGCTTGCTTTGTGGTTTTAATACGCGTTTGTCTTTTTATCGAGCATTCGTCGATGTTTATGGTTTTGCACCATCCGAAATTTTGGCTTAA